A DNA window from Parabacteroides johnsonii DSM 18315 contains the following coding sequences:
- the rsmA gene encoding 16S rRNA (adenine(1518)-N(6)/adenine(1519)-N(6))-dimethyltransferase RsmA, translated as MRLVKPKKALGQHFLKDLQIAERIADTLSDYKQLPVLEIGPGMGVLTQFLLEKGHDLTVVELDMESVDYLEQNFPALEGKILAEDFLRLDLSKLFPDQFCVIGNYPYNISSQIFFKVLDYKEHIPCCSGMIQKEVAERLAAGPGSKTYGILSVLLQAWYEVEYLFTVSEKVFDPPPKVKSAVIRMVRNNRKSLGCDEKLFKTVVKTSFNQRRKTLRNSMKPLLGKDCPDYPLPIFDKRPEQLSVEQFVELTLITERNLNDL; from the coding sequence ATGAGATTAGTTAAGCCAAAGAAAGCATTAGGACAACATTTCCTGAAAGATCTGCAAATAGCTGAGCGTATTGCAGATACATTGTCCGATTACAAGCAGTTGCCTGTATTGGAAATCGGCCCTGGTATGGGCGTCCTCACCCAATTCTTACTGGAAAAAGGGCATGATCTGACAGTAGTGGAACTGGATATGGAATCGGTCGATTACCTGGAACAGAACTTCCCTGCCTTGGAAGGCAAGATTCTGGCCGAAGACTTTCTACGTCTGGATCTTAGCAAGCTGTTTCCGGACCAGTTTTGCGTGATCGGTAATTATCCTTATAACATATCCAGCCAGATATTTTTCAAAGTGCTCGACTACAAGGAACATATTCCCTGTTGTTCAGGCATGATACAGAAAGAGGTGGCCGAGCGCCTTGCCGCCGGTCCAGGCAGCAAGACATACGGTATCCTGAGCGTACTGCTGCAAGCATGGTATGAAGTGGAATATCTGTTTACGGTCAGCGAAAAAGTATTCGATCCACCTCCAAAGGTCAAGAGCGCGGTGATACGGATGGTACGTAATAACCGGAAATCATTGGGATGCGACGAGAAGCTTTTCAAGACGGTTGTCAAAACCTCGTTCAACCAACGCCGCAAGACATTGCGTAACTCCATGAAACCGCTATTAGGAAAGGATTGTCCCGATTATCCGCTCCCGATTTTCGACAAACGACCGGAACAGTTATCCGTAGAACAGTTTGTGGAACTGACACTGATAACAGAGCGGAACTTAAACGATTTATGA
- a CDS encoding IS110 family RNA-guided transposase, giving the protein MNYSHFVGLDVGKKTFDASLMSAAEKELSHKSFDNTPEGIQSLLDWIAGYHLSLSKLLFCAENMGSYVTELSVSSVSMGFPLALVCPLTIKKSIDLQRGKNDRIDAKRIANYAVLHYRKLELYKLPNKDLVRLRGWIIIRDNLVKQKVSNIKLLETFSQMAKLADVAESISFLEEQLKSIKEKILEVEEDMEQLIAASTSLYTNYLLLRSIKGIGIINAIVLLCVTDNFQRFDNPRKFACYCGVAPFEHTSGISIRGKTQTSSLANKEVKVYLTRAAITATSWDPQMEAYYKRKIAEGKHKASVINAVRAKIIARSFAVIRRQTPFVTLAV; this is encoded by the coding sequence ATGAATTATTCTCATTTTGTAGGTCTTGATGTAGGAAAAAAAACTTTCGATGCATCATTAATGTCTGCGGCCGAAAAAGAGTTGTCTCACAAGTCTTTTGATAACACTCCAGAAGGGATCCAATCTTTATTGGATTGGATAGCAGGTTATCATCTCTCTTTATCTAAACTCTTGTTCTGTGCTGAAAACATGGGAAGCTATGTCACAGAGTTATCTGTTTCCAGTGTCTCCATGGGATTTCCCCTGGCTTTGGTTTGCCCGTTGACCATCAAGAAGTCCATAGACTTGCAACGAGGCAAAAATGACCGCATTGACGCCAAAAGGATAGCGAACTATGCGGTATTACATTATCGAAAACTAGAGTTATACAAATTACCTAACAAAGACTTGGTGAGACTGCGGGGATGGATTATTATACGTGACAATTTGGTTAAGCAAAAAGTATCAAACATAAAGTTATTGGAAACATTCTCCCAGATGGCTAAGTTGGCTGATGTGGCAGAATCCATTTCTTTTTTGGAAGAGCAGCTCAAGTCGATAAAAGAAAAGATCCTGGAAGTGGAAGAGGATATGGAGCAACTAATAGCCGCCAGTACATCGCTTTACACAAATTACTTGCTATTAAGAAGTATAAAAGGAATAGGAATTATCAATGCCATTGTATTACTGTGTGTTACTGACAATTTTCAAAGATTTGACAACCCGAGGAAATTTGCCTGCTATTGTGGGGTTGCCCCATTTGAACATACTTCAGGTATTTCCATACGGGGAAAAACGCAGACTTCTTCATTGGCTAACAAAGAAGTAAAAGTATACCTTACCCGAGCAGCTATTACTGCCACATCTTGGGATCCGCAGATGGAAGCATATTATAAAAGGAAAATAGCGGAGGGGAAACATAAAGCATCTGTAATCAATGCTGTAAGAGCCAAAATCATAGCAAGATCTTTTGCTGTGATACGAAGGCAGACTCCATTTGTAACATTAGCCGTATAA
- a CDS encoding redox-sensing transcriptional repressor Rex, with product MANDEMKQIWKVPEPTLRRLPWYLAFLKLMKGRGETFVSSTQIAKEINVDPSQVAKDLSFVNISGKTRVGYEIGTLVDVLEDFLGFTAQHKAFLFGVGSLGAALLQDSGLKQYGLEIVGGFDVRRELAGTEINGIPVYHMDDFPAKQKEYGATIGVITVPVDKAQEVTELIIAGGIKALWNFTPFRIRVPEDIVVQNTSMYAHLAVMFNRLNSINH from the coding sequence ATGGCTAACGATGAAATGAAACAAATCTGGAAAGTACCTGAGCCGACTCTTAGGAGGTTGCCGTGGTATCTTGCCTTTTTGAAACTGATGAAAGGAAGAGGAGAGACTTTCGTATCATCTACTCAGATTGCCAAAGAAATTAATGTGGACCCCAGTCAGGTGGCGAAAGACCTCTCCTTTGTGAATATTTCAGGGAAGACACGTGTCGGCTATGAGATCGGTACGCTGGTGGACGTGTTGGAAGATTTCTTGGGTTTTACGGCGCAGCATAAAGCATTCCTGTTCGGTGTCGGTAGCTTGGGAGCCGCCTTGTTACAGGATTCCGGTCTGAAACAATATGGATTGGAGATTGTAGGAGGCTTCGATGTCCGTCGCGAACTTGCCGGAACTGAGATCAACGGAATACCGGTCTACCACATGGATGATTTTCCTGCCAAGCAGAAGGAATACGGAGCGACGATCGGAGTGATTACCGTCCCTGTCGATAAGGCGCAGGAAGTGACCGAACTGATTATCGCCGGAGGGATCAAGGCTTTGTGGAACTTTACCCCGTTCCGTATCCGTGTGCCGGAAGATATCGTGGTGCAAAATACCTCTATGTATGCCCACCTTGCCGTGATGTTCAACCGCTTGAATTCAATCAATCACTGA
- a CDS encoding CidA/LrgA family protein — MLIEAFYILFFYFTGEFISYFIDGFIPGSVIGMVLLFLALAFKIVKPNKVKKLSTLLTENMGLFFLPAGVGLMNSLGIISQYWVVIVTASVVSTLLVIASVALIQQKLGKETESNE; from the coding sequence ATGCTAATAGAAGCATTTTACATCCTCTTCTTCTATTTTACAGGAGAGTTTATCAGTTATTTTATCGACGGGTTTATCCCGGGTAGCGTAATTGGAATGGTGTTGTTATTCCTGGCGCTGGCATTCAAGATAGTCAAACCTAACAAAGTGAAGAAGCTCTCCACGCTTCTGACCGAAAACATGGGATTGTTTTTCCTACCTGCGGGTGTGGGATTGATGAACTCGCTCGGCATCATCTCCCAGTATTGGGTAGTGATCGTAACAGCCTCCGTTGTCAGTACCCTACTCGTAATTGCCAGCGTGGCACTCATCCAGCAAAAATTAGGAAAGGAGACGGAGAGTAATGAATAA
- a CDS encoding lysylphosphatidylglycerol synthase transmembrane domain-containing protein yields MDFKAILRTFLKIILPLAFGCLLLWYLYSKMDIGEIWNVIRKGVRYEIILFSLLFGLGANIIRGLRWGLLIRSLGDKVKTGNVIYAVLGNYAVNLVLPRVGEVWRCGMITKYDKIPFTRLLGTLLVDRVSDTIMVGLITMSIIIFNFDFFRSFFAKNPALLDGFQSMFNSIWIYVAGVIFIAGIWFIFTYMSNFTLVKKAKSMLQNVWDGMKSIWLMKRKGLFVIQTLLIWTGYFLYFYITFYAFDFTRDLGVTVGLIAFTMSSIAVAVPVQGGIGPWHFMVIATLMCFGVKETDAAAFALVVHTVQTAWLGLTGLFGVVALPFMNKSIDN; encoded by the coding sequence ATGGATTTTAAAGCAATTCTACGCACGTTTCTCAAGATAATTCTCCCGCTTGCTTTCGGTTGTTTACTTCTCTGGTATCTGTACAGTAAGATGGATATCGGCGAGATCTGGAATGTGATTCGTAAGGGGGTTCGCTATGAGATCATTCTTTTTTCCCTTCTGTTCGGTTTGGGAGCCAATATTATCCGGGGATTGCGTTGGGGGTTGCTGATCCGTTCATTAGGTGATAAGGTGAAGACCGGCAACGTGATTTATGCCGTGCTGGGGAATTATGCCGTGAACCTTGTGTTGCCTCGTGTCGGGGAGGTCTGGCGTTGCGGGATGATAACCAAATATGACAAAATACCATTTACCCGCCTATTGGGGACACTGCTCGTCGACCGTGTGAGCGATACCATCATGGTCGGACTGATCACAATGTCCATCATTATCTTCAATTTTGATTTCTTCCGCAGCTTCTTTGCGAAGAACCCGGCGTTGCTGGATGGCTTCCAGTCTATGTTCAACTCGATATGGATTTACGTGGCCGGCGTAATTTTTATTGCCGGAATTTGGTTTATATTCACATATATGAGTAACTTTACGCTGGTCAAGAAAGCAAAGTCGATGTTGCAGAACGTCTGGGACGGAATGAAGAGCATCTGGCTGATGAAGCGTAAAGGTCTTTTCGTGATTCAAACCCTGTTGATCTGGACAGGATATTTCCTGTATTTCTACATCACTTTCTATGCTTTCGATTTTACCCGTGATTTGGGCGTTACGGTCGGTCTGATCGCTTTTACGATGAGTAGTATCGCCGTAGCGGTACCCGTTCAGGGAGGTATTGGCCCGTGGCATTTTATGGTGATCGCCACCTTAATGTGCTTCGGGGTAAAAGAAACCGATGCTGCGGCTTTCGCCCTGGTGGTGCATACGGTGCAAACCGCTTGGCTCGGACTTACGGGGTTGTTCGGTGTGGTGGCGCTTCCCTTTATGAATAAATCAATTGACAATTGA
- a CDS encoding fumarylacetoacetate hydrolase family protein, producing MKIIAVGMNYAAHNKELHHSLELSEPTIFMKSDSSLLKDGKPFFIPDFSSEIHYETEIVVKIDRLGKNIAERFAHRYYNEVTVGIDFTARDLQNKLRAQGLPWEISKAFDNSAVLGTFVPLERVGDVNRLPFHLDINGKTVQEGNTQDMLFPVDKIIAYVSRFFTLKIGDLIYTGTPVGVGPVKIDDHLQGYIGEQKLLDFFVR from the coding sequence ATGAAAATAATAGCCGTAGGAATGAATTATGCTGCCCACAATAAAGAGCTGCATCATTCGTTAGAATTATCGGAGCCTACTATCTTTATGAAGTCTGACTCTTCGTTGCTGAAGGACGGCAAACCGTTCTTCATTCCTGATTTCTCTTCGGAGATCCATTACGAAACGGAGATCGTCGTGAAGATAGACCGGCTGGGAAAAAACATTGCCGAACGTTTCGCCCATCGTTACTATAACGAGGTGACGGTAGGGATTGATTTTACAGCTCGCGATTTGCAAAACAAGCTGCGTGCGCAAGGTCTGCCCTGGGAAATCAGCAAGGCGTTCGATAATTCGGCTGTTCTTGGGACATTCGTCCCGCTGGAACGTGTGGGAGATGTGAACCGCCTCCCTTTCCATCTGGATATTAACGGAAAGACCGTCCAGGAGGGAAATACACAGGATATGCTTTTCCCGGTCGACAAGATCATTGCCTATGTGAGCCGTTTCTTTACGTTGAAGATAGGCGATCTGATCTATACCGGAACCCCGGTAGGCGTGGGGCCGGTCAAGATAGACGACCACTTGCAGGGATATATCGGCGAGCAGAAGCTGCTGGATTTCTTTGTGAGATAA
- a CDS encoding aminoacyl-histidine dipeptidase, producing the protein MSAEIKNLSPQPVWGYFYDLTQIPRPTGHMEAVTRFMVAFGKGLGLETLQDEVGNVLIRKPASPGMEGHKTVTMQSHLDMVPQKNSSVKHDFLTDPIDAYIDGDWVKARETTLGADNGMGAAFAMAVLADKTLTHGPLEALFTINEEVGMDGAVGLKPGFLKGEILLNCDSEEEGELFVGCAGGADLNVSMQFKEDTYIPEGDVAVKISLTGLKGGHSGVDIHLGRANANKLMFRFLKEAVRDYGARLSSIDGGSLRNAIPREAFAIITIPGDNVEALWELVSDYQEMYRSEYKGIEHNINFTAEMTDMPVTLIPEEIQDDLINAIEGCQNGVISMLVDFPGTVESSTNLAIVKSSNEMIEIQILVRSSSESRKEAVCSSLESIFSLAGAKVEYSDGYGGWQPNIDSPILKIMQQAYLDLYGKKPEAKVMHAGLECGIIQESYPDMDMISIGPDLQHPHSPDERVSIPSVARTWDFIVTTLARI; encoded by the coding sequence ATGTCCGCAGAAATCAAAAATCTTTCTCCGCAGCCAGTCTGGGGTTATTTCTATGACCTTACGCAAATCCCTCGTCCGACCGGACATATGGAGGCTGTAACCCGTTTTATGGTAGCTTTTGGTAAAGGATTGGGATTGGAAACTTTGCAGGACGAAGTGGGAAACGTTTTGATTCGTAAACCGGCTTCTCCGGGAATGGAAGGACACAAAACCGTGACCATGCAGTCTCACCTTGATATGGTTCCGCAAAAGAACTCTTCGGTAAAGCATGATTTTCTAACCGATCCGATCGATGCTTATATAGATGGAGATTGGGTGAAAGCACGCGAAACGACATTGGGTGCTGATAACGGTATGGGTGCTGCTTTTGCTATGGCTGTCCTGGCGGACAAGACATTGACGCACGGTCCTCTGGAAGCCCTTTTTACCATTAACGAAGAAGTGGGAATGGATGGTGCAGTCGGTTTGAAGCCGGGTTTCCTGAAAGGGGAAATCCTGTTAAACTGTGATTCGGAGGAAGAAGGCGAGTTGTTTGTCGGTTGTGCCGGTGGCGCCGATCTGAATGTCTCCATGCAATTTAAGGAAGATACTTATATTCCGGAGGGCGATGTTGCCGTGAAAATCAGCCTGACCGGCTTGAAAGGCGGTCACTCTGGTGTGGATATTCATTTGGGACGTGCGAATGCGAATAAGCTGATGTTCCGTTTCTTGAAAGAGGCCGTACGCGATTATGGGGCTCGTCTGTCATCTATCGACGGAGGTTCGTTGCGCAACGCAATCCCGCGCGAGGCTTTTGCCATCATAACGATCCCGGGCGATAATGTGGAAGCTCTTTGGGAGCTTGTCTCCGATTATCAGGAAATGTACCGCTCCGAATATAAGGGTATTGAACACAATATTAATTTTACGGCCGAAATGACCGATATGCCGGTAACTCTGATTCCGGAAGAGATTCAGGATGATCTGATCAATGCGATAGAAGGTTGCCAGAACGGTGTGATCAGTATGCTGGTCGATTTTCCGGGCACGGTCGAATCGTCTACAAACTTGGCAATCGTCAAGTCCTCGAACGAGATGATCGAGATTCAGATTTTGGTTCGCAGTTCGTCCGAGAGCCGCAAGGAAGCTGTTTGTTCAAGTTTGGAAAGTATTTTCTCTCTAGCCGGGGCGAAAGTGGAATATTCGGATGGTTACGGAGGATGGCAGCCGAATATTGATTCGCCGATCCTGAAAATCATGCAGCAAGCTTATTTGGATTTGTACGGAAAGAAGCCGGAGGCAAAGGTTATGCATGCCGGCTTGGAATGCGGTATCATCCAGGAATCCTATCCCGATATGGACATGATCTCTATCGGCCCGGACTTGCAGCATCCGCATTCTCCTGACGAGCGTGTAAGCATTCCGTCTGTTGCCCGTACATGGGATTTTATTGTTACGACGCTTGCGAGAATCTGA
- the mgtE gene encoding magnesium transporter, with the protein MIELTKDYIDNLKDIITEKDDAKIKEILDELYPADIAELYQELNLQEAIYLYLLMDGEKAADVLMELDEEDRHKLLKELPNELIAKRFVDNMETDDAVDLMRELDEDTQEEILSHIEDVEQAGDIVDLLKYDEDTAGGLMGTEMIVVNENWSMPKCIDEMRKQAEDMDEIYYVYVVDDDERLRGVLPLQKLITNPSVSKIKHVMKKDPISVRDSDSIEEVTETIEKYDLVALPVIDSIGRLVGRITIDDVMDEVREQHERDYQLASGISQDVETSDNVFTQTAARLPWLLIGMIGGIGNSLILGNFEGNFAVNPKMALFIPLIGGTGGNVGIQSSAIVVQGLANNSLKEGNILPQILKESVVSLINASIISLVVFIYNFFMLGDRGITASVSLSLFAVVMFASIFGTLVPMTLDKLKIDPALATGPFITITNDIIGMMIYMFITSALAG; encoded by the coding sequence ATGATTGAACTGACGAAAGATTATATAGACAATCTGAAAGACATCATCACAGAGAAGGATGACGCAAAGATCAAGGAGATACTGGACGAACTATATCCGGCGGACATAGCCGAACTGTACCAGGAGCTAAATCTTCAAGAGGCGATCTACCTCTATCTGCTGATGGATGGCGAAAAGGCAGCGGATGTCTTGATGGAGCTGGACGAAGAAGACCGTCACAAGTTGCTGAAGGAACTCCCGAACGAACTGATTGCCAAACGCTTCGTGGACAATATGGAGACCGACGACGCGGTTGATCTGATGCGTGAGTTGGACGAAGATACCCAGGAAGAAATTCTTTCGCACATCGAAGACGTAGAGCAGGCGGGTGATATCGTCGACCTGCTGAAATACGACGAAGACACCGCCGGTGGTTTGATGGGGACCGAAATGATCGTGGTGAACGAAAATTGGAGTATGCCCAAATGTATCGACGAAATGCGCAAGCAAGCCGAAGACATGGATGAAATCTATTACGTCTATGTAGTCGACGACGACGAGCGCCTACGTGGAGTCCTCCCCTTGCAGAAGTTGATCACCAATCCTTCCGTCTCGAAGATCAAGCATGTGATGAAGAAAGACCCGATCTCCGTCCGCGACAGCGACAGTATCGAAGAGGTGACCGAGACAATCGAGAAGTATGACCTGGTCGCCCTGCCGGTTATCGACAGTATCGGGCGTCTTGTCGGACGTATCACCATCGACGACGTCATGGACGAAGTACGCGAACAGCACGAACGTGATTACCAATTGGCATCCGGTATCTCGCAGGATGTGGAAACTTCGGATAACGTCTTCACCCAAACAGCCGCCCGCCTTCCCTGGCTCCTGATCGGCATGATAGGCGGTATCGGGAACTCCCTGATCTTAGGTAATTTCGAAGGAAATTTCGCCGTCAACCCCAAGATGGCACTGTTTATCCCGCTGATTGGGGGGACAGGCGGAAATGTCGGTATCCAGTCTTCCGCCATCGTAGTACAAGGCTTGGCCAACAACAGTTTGAAGGAAGGGAACATTCTGCCTCAGATATTGAAAGAGTCTGTCGTTTCGCTGATCAATGCCAGCATCATCAGTTTAGTCGTATTTATCTATAATTTTTTTATGTTAGGCGACAGAGGCATCACCGCTTCGGTTTCCTTAAGCCTGTTTGCAGTCGTGATGTTCGCCAGTATCTTTGGAACATTGGTCCCCATGACACTCGATAAACTAAAGATCGATCCCGCTTTGGCCACCGGGCCGTTTATCACGATTACAAACGACATTATCGGTATGATGATTTACATGTTCATTACGTCTGCACTGGCCGGATAG
- a CDS encoding DUF6383 domain-containing protein, with protein MNKKFSTLVVACMASAAFSSAFAANITNASRTVTKIETEKAYQLSNADGSKILVMVPQGEGYTLKLKTATSVTDLNSTLWEIQYSYPNGSASSPDFTFVNKATGIPLQVDPKKATLFSEGTTYSTSNSSYVEMSGSVSTWKWKDFVETQGSPFGTSGLVSHFAKDSIVALVTGATPAATTNNYANSEDVYLVKAHANRSTWNGIHLRVAPAYAGGVTLSAKDLNTKLGTDPEGKSFKLSSTPELKVGTNGNSTLGNIFTDNTLRAWEPAAATDEANSKIYVEQSNFNNGTANTFTGMFLQVIDNDAKKDDPFNDVYLMADTAYINGMYLNNQNCIKFTKDSIKSAEWQGNNYLNKVKPGRNNHAALFTFEYFASQDSIAIKVFEYNTKQTTAVTKDGKVTFWGGTPVTNANTVVLNKLTSISEITLGDADMSTPKPANIRFTLGEGTTNRKSINNGVYVIKNTKGQYLAVPIYNTKKATSWNAAEWVTIETDAQDALRMPAYQWVAVQRDTLSSGLKEISRMALTNREFENVAKDIQLRKDAGATYFFANEIAGGKDSLIIEAVAPTIIADKELGYLNLDDAELDVMTYNFNYLHAYADDKFIGMMEDSVLNVKDGKYAFYMDEESTEANYGFTTPYVAGLKQLTRVIYTPYVKTVNGNRYIAIDSENRYRMTYNKAEAQKFYLKENNFYKPASKEAAQPYYAFINVTETTDSTKMGSADQDLSVILRNQVLEETRTSAFAVVPNDAPLYRRFNTELEGAVEGQEDATKILKFKEFYRGEYLMDENNKKFQDEVVNYAGIERADKATGLSFYVDTVVVKGTAGHEQKPQYFIYVDRVVVDPVPGKECQEGDNHVDANGDPTDAAHCVHATPSKAGFTVAKYMVSFADSLSAKNADELYKFGEYTRVGFVKGLHIGDSLYILTNGFENMEASKLDTAAIRANYKATNNEFNIIDLKAKHTDAHHNYTWSFRYTNPEAAAAVDEDARRFLIESNRGDADIAPSKAAWLKSQNGCLVLSDAATSKFENAKTGGDNALIFNIEVGSENDLATDNEEIATSEVTVIAQQGAVRVANAAGKKVVVTNILGQTVANTVITSSDVTIAAPQGVVVVAVEGEEAVKAIVK; from the coding sequence ATGAACAAAAAGTTTTCTACTCTTGTAGTGGCTTGTATGGCTTCGGCTGCGTTCTCATCTGCTTTTGCTGCAAATATCACAAATGCGAGCAGAACAGTGACGAAGATCGAAACCGAAAAAGCTTATCAATTAAGTAATGCAGATGGTAGTAAAATCCTCGTTATGGTTCCTCAAGGAGAGGGTTACACTCTGAAATTAAAAACAGCAACTTCTGTCACAGACCTGAACTCTACTTTATGGGAGATTCAGTATTCTTATCCTAACGGTAGTGCTTCCAGCCCTGATTTTACATTTGTAAATAAGGCGACAGGTATACCTTTACAGGTTGATCCGAAAAAAGCAACACTGTTTTCGGAAGGTACAACTTACTCTACATCAAACAGTTCTTATGTAGAAATGTCTGGTTCTGTTTCTACTTGGAAATGGAAGGATTTTGTAGAGACACAAGGTAGTCCTTTCGGAACAAGTGGCTTGGTGTCTCATTTTGCTAAAGACTCTATTGTTGCATTGGTGACGGGTGCTACACCTGCTGCTACTACGAATAACTATGCAAATTCTGAAGATGTTTATTTGGTTAAAGCCCATGCAAATCGTTCTACATGGAATGGTATTCATCTAAGAGTTGCTCCCGCTTATGCAGGTGGTGTTACATTATCTGCAAAAGATTTGAATACCAAATTGGGAACAGATCCGGAAGGTAAATCTTTCAAACTGTCTTCAACTCCGGAGTTGAAGGTGGGTACGAATGGAAATAGTACATTGGGTAATATCTTTACGGATAATACACTGCGTGCATGGGAACCTGCTGCTGCTACAGATGAAGCAAATTCTAAAATTTATGTGGAACAGTCAAATTTCAATAACGGAACAGCTAATACCTTTACAGGTATGTTCCTTCAAGTTATTGATAATGATGCTAAAAAGGATGATCCTTTTAATGATGTTTATTTAATGGCGGATACAGCTTACATCAATGGAATGTATCTAAACAATCAGAACTGCATTAAGTTTACAAAAGATTCTATCAAAAGCGCTGAATGGCAAGGTAACAACTATTTGAATAAAGTTAAGCCGGGGCGTAACAACCATGCTGCGTTGTTCACTTTTGAATATTTTGCTTCTCAAGATAGTATCGCCATCAAGGTTTTTGAATATAACACAAAACAGACAACTGCAGTAACGAAAGATGGTAAGGTTACATTCTGGGGCGGTACACCTGTTACGAATGCAAATACAGTAGTTTTGAATAAACTGACTTCTATTAGCGAAATTACTTTGGGTGACGCAGATATGAGTACACCTAAGCCAGCTAATATTAGATTCACTTTGGGTGAAGGTACAACGAACCGCAAATCCATTAACAATGGTGTTTACGTGATTAAGAACACGAAGGGCCAGTATTTGGCAGTTCCTATCTACAATACGAAGAAAGCAACATCTTGGAATGCTGCTGAATGGGTGACAATTGAGACAGATGCTCAAGATGCTTTGCGTATGCCGGCTTATCAGTGGGTTGCCGTACAGCGTGACACATTATCTTCCGGACTGAAAGAAATTTCTCGCATGGCTCTCACTAACCGTGAGTTCGAAAATGTTGCAAAAGATATCCAGTTGCGTAAGGATGCAGGTGCTACTTATTTCTTCGCTAATGAAATCGCTGGAGGAAAAGATTCTTTGATTATTGAAGCTGTCGCTCCTACTATTATTGCGGACAAAGAATTAGGTTATTTGAACTTAGACGATGCTGAGTTGGACGTTATGACATATAACTTCAATTACTTGCACGCTTATGCAGATGACAAATTCATCGGTATGATGGAAGATTCTGTTTTGAACGTGAAAGACGGTAAGTATGCATTCTACATGGATGAAGAATCTACAGAAGCAAATTATGGTTTCACAACTCCGTATGTAGCCGGTTTGAAACAACTGACACGTGTGATCTACACTCCGTATGTTAAGACTGTCAATGGCAACCGTTATATTGCAATCGATAGTGAAAACCGTTACAGAATGACTTATAATAAAGCTGAAGCTCAGAAGTTCTATCTGAAAGAAAATAACTTCTACAAACCGGCATCTAAAGAAGCTGCACAGCCGTATTATGCATTTATTAATGTAACAGAAACAACTGATTCTACTAAGATGGGTTCTGCCGATCAGGATCTGAGTGTAATTTTGAGAAATCAGGTATTGGAAGAAACTCGTACTTCTGCATTTGCAGTAGTTCCGAACGATGCTCCTCTGTATCGTCGTTTCAATACAGAACTGGAAGGTGCTGTTGAAGGACAGGAAGATGCAACGAAGATCTTGAAGTTCAAAGAATTCTATCGTGGTGAATACCTGATGGACGAAAATAATAAAAAGTTCCAGGATGAAGTTGTTAACTATGCAGGTATCGAACGTGCTGATAAGGCTACTGGCTTATCATTCTATGTAGATACAGTTGTAGTGAAAGGTACAGCAGGTCACGAACAGAAACCGCAGTATTTCATCTATGTTGACAGAGTAGTTGTTGATCCGGTTCCGGGTAAAGAATGTCAGGAAGGTGACAACCATGTTGATGCTAACGGTGATCCGACAGATGCTGCACATTGCGTTCATGCAACTCCTTCTAAAGCTGGTTTCACTGTCGCTAAATATATGGTTAGCTTCGCTGACTCATTGAGTGCAAAGAATGCTGACGAATTATATAAATTCGGTGAATATACTCGCGTTGGTTTCGTGAAAGGTTTGCATATTGGTGACAGCCTGTATATCTTGACAAACGGCTTCGAAAATATGGAAGCAAGCAAGTTGGATACTGCTGCTATTCGTGCTAACTACAAGGCAACAAACAATGAGTTCAATATTATCGACTTGAAAGCAAAACATACAGACGCTCATCATAATTACACTTGGTCATTCCGTTATACAAATCCGGAAGCTGCAGCTGCAGTTGATGAAGATGCTCGTCGTTTCTTGATCGAATCTAATAGAGGAGATGCAGATATTGCTCCGTCTAAGGCAGCATGGTTGAAGAGCCAGAATGGTTGCTTAGTATTGTCTGATGCTGCTACATCTAAGTTTGAAAATGCAAAGACCGGTGGTGACAACGCTCTTATCTTCAATATCGAAGTAGGTTCAGAAAATGATCTGGCAACAGACAACGAAGAAATCGCAACATCAGAAGTAACAGTAATCGCTCAGCAGGGTGCTGTACGTGTTGCTAATGCTGCTGGTAAGAAAGTAGTTGTAACTAACATCTTAGGTCAGACAGTAGCTAACACAGTTATCACTTCAAGCGACGTTACAATCGCTGCTCCTCAGGGTGTAGTTGTAGTAGCTGTTGAAGGTGAAGAAGCTGTTAAGGCTATCGTTAAATAA